In the Opitutaceae bacterium genome, one interval contains:
- the mscL gene encoding large conductance mechanosensitive channel protein MscL produces the protein MSMLQEFKAFALRGNVMDMAVGVIIGGAFGKIVASVVNDIIMPPIGKMMGGVNFADLFINLDPGKTAADGTAITSLVQAKEAGAAVIAYGQFINVVIDFTILAFCIFMMVRMMNKLKAKPAPAAPAAPPAPTKEEVLLGEIRDILKSR, from the coding sequence ATGAGCATGTTACAGGAGTTCAAGGCATTCGCATTGCGTGGAAACGTGATGGATATGGCCGTCGGCGTCATCATCGGTGGGGCGTTCGGCAAGATTGTCGCTTCGGTGGTCAACGACATCATCATGCCCCCGATCGGAAAAATGATGGGTGGCGTGAATTTTGCTGACCTCTTCATCAACCTGGATCCGGGAAAAACGGCAGCCGATGGAACTGCCATCACCTCCCTGGTTCAGGCCAAGGAAGCCGGCGCCGCCGTCATTGCCTACGGACAATTCATCAATGTCGTCATCGACTTCACCATCCTGGCCTTCTGCATTTTCATGATGGTCCGCATGATGAACAAGCTCAAGGCCAAGCCGGCCCCAGCCGCACCCGCCGCCCCTCCGGCACCCACCAAGGAAGAGGTTCTGCTCGGCGAGATCAGGGACATCCTGAAGTCCAGGTAA